From Cellulomonas fimi ATCC 484, a single genomic window includes:
- a CDS encoding response regulator transcription factor — translation MTPGARVLVVDDDLGIRELLTSVLGFSGFDVQTAATVGAGLTALRAWRPDVVVLDVMLPDADGIDMVRVVRRAGDRTPVLFLSARDTVADRVAGLTVGGDDYLTKPFDISEVVARVEAVLRRARTDRVTADAGDDDVLRYRDLRVDTARMTARRGDRDLDLTPTEFRLLAALAGAAERVLSKAQLLDRVWAYDFGGDASVVEKLVSRLRRKVDPDGEVPLVRTVRGFGYTLRADAPDAGARTAAERDGLPGA, via the coding sequence GTGACCCCCGGCGCGCGCGTCCTCGTCGTGGACGACGACCTCGGCATCCGGGAGCTGCTCACGTCCGTGCTCGGGTTCTCCGGGTTCGACGTGCAGACCGCGGCGACGGTCGGTGCCGGGCTGACGGCGCTGCGCGCGTGGCGGCCCGATGTCGTCGTGCTCGACGTGATGCTGCCCGACGCCGACGGGATCGACATGGTGCGCGTCGTCCGGCGGGCCGGCGACCGGACCCCGGTGCTGTTCCTCAGCGCGCGCGACACGGTGGCCGACCGCGTCGCCGGGCTGACCGTCGGGGGCGACGACTACCTCACCAAGCCGTTCGACATCAGCGAGGTGGTCGCCCGCGTCGAGGCGGTGCTGCGCCGCGCGCGCACCGACCGCGTGACCGCCGACGCGGGCGACGACGACGTGCTGCGCTACCGCGACCTGCGCGTCGACACCGCCCGCATGACCGCCCGTCGCGGCGACCGGGACCTCGACCTGACCCCGACCGAGTTCCGGCTGCTCGCGGCGCTCGCCGGGGCCGCCGAGCGCGTGCTGTCCAAGGCGCAGCTCCTCGACCGGGTGTGGGCCTACGACTTCGGCGGCGACGCGTCGGTGGTCGAGAAGCTCGTGTCCCGCCTGCGCCGCAAGGTCGACCCCGACGGCGAGGTGCCGCTCGTGCGGACCGTCCGCGGGTTCGGGTACACGCTGCGCGCCGACGCCCCGGACGCGGGTGCACGCACGGCCGCCGAGCGCGACGGGCTGCCGGGCGCGTGA
- a CDS encoding sensor histidine kinase produces the protein MTTRRPRSIRGRVVAAVTAVVLVGLLGAGLASVVALRDYLLDRTDDRLREAAQTVSSALAVRGPTVVREPRLRLVVEGAATDVAVHLVSEGRVVETIATGGVAVPRLEAAAVDALHEAPGWLPGGTRRAYATDTPGLTVESVDGDRVAVDTVVLVADTADDQRTVARLVGIEAAAGALAAGGTLMLAWWTVGVGLAPLRRMARSAERIAAGDRSERLPREPLAETRALAAALDDALAERERAERRMREFTADAAHELRTPLTSVHGWADLYLQGGLAGDALDRAMERVVRETTRMRHLVDQLALLARLDADVPLARDDVDLRALVDDVVTDLDVLAPDREVRWGRPSAPVVVVGDRERLVQVVQNLVGNVLRHTPSSAGLTVRLDVRDGGPGAGTAGGSASGAGDTSDSDPGGGRTVRNRPTARTAVLVVADDGPGVPPDLAPRVFERFVREARDTSGASSAGADTSDGGALREGSGLGLAIVAAVVRAHDGTVRLDSAPGAGTTVTVELPTR, from the coding sequence GTGACGACGCGCCGGCCGCGGTCGATCCGGGGGCGCGTCGTCGCGGCCGTCACCGCGGTGGTCCTCGTAGGTCTGCTCGGCGCGGGGCTGGCCAGCGTCGTCGCGCTGCGCGACTACCTGCTCGACCGCACGGACGACCGCCTGCGCGAGGCGGCGCAGACCGTCTCGTCGGCGCTGGCCGTCCGCGGGCCGACGGTCGTGCGCGAGCCGCGGCTGCGGCTCGTCGTCGAGGGCGCCGCGACCGACGTGGCGGTGCACCTCGTCTCGGAGGGCCGCGTGGTCGAGACGATCGCCACCGGCGGGGTCGCCGTGCCCCGGCTCGAGGCGGCGGCGGTCGACGCGCTGCACGAAGCCCCGGGCTGGCTCCCGGGCGGCACCCGGCGCGCGTACGCGACGGACACCCCGGGCCTCACGGTCGAGTCCGTCGACGGTGACCGGGTCGCGGTCGACACCGTGGTGCTCGTCGCGGACACCGCGGACGACCAGCGGACGGTCGCGCGCCTGGTCGGCATCGAGGCCGCGGCCGGGGCGCTTGCGGCCGGCGGGACGCTGATGCTCGCGTGGTGGACCGTCGGGGTCGGCCTCGCGCCCCTGCGCCGCATGGCCCGCTCCGCGGAGCGGATCGCTGCGGGGGACCGGTCGGAGCGGCTGCCGCGCGAGCCGCTCGCGGAGACCCGCGCGCTCGCGGCCGCGCTCGACGACGCACTCGCGGAGCGGGAGCGCGCCGAACGCCGCATGCGGGAGTTCACCGCCGACGCCGCGCACGAGCTGCGCACGCCGCTGACCAGCGTGCACGGCTGGGCGGACCTCTACCTGCAGGGCGGGCTCGCGGGCGACGCGCTCGACCGCGCCATGGAGCGCGTGGTGCGCGAGACGACCCGCATGCGGCACCTCGTCGACCAGCTCGCGCTGCTCGCCCGGCTCGACGCCGACGTGCCGCTCGCGCGCGACGACGTCGACCTGCGCGCGCTCGTCGACGACGTCGTGACCGACCTCGACGTGCTCGCCCCCGACCGCGAGGTCCGCTGGGGCCGGCCGTCCGCACCCGTCGTCGTCGTGGGGGACCGCGAACGACTCGTCCAGGTGGTGCAGAACCTCGTCGGCAACGTCCTGCGGCACACCCCGTCGAGCGCCGGCCTGACCGTGCGGCTCGACGTCCGGGACGGCGGCCCGGGCGCCGGCACGGCCGGCGGGTCGGCCAGCGGCGCCGGCGACACGTCGGACAGCGACCCGGGCGGCGGGCGCACGGTGCGCAACCGACCGACGGCACGGACTGCGGTGCTCGTCGTCGCCGACGACGGACCGGGCGTCCCGCCCGACCTCGCGCCGCGCGTGTTCGAGCGGTTCGTGCGGGAGGCACGGGACACGTCGGGCGCCTCGTCGGCGGGTGCCGACACCTCCGACGGGGGAGCGTTGCGCGAGGGCTCCGGGCTCGGCCTCGCGATCGTCGCGGCCGTCGTCCGCGCGCACGACGGCACCGTCCGGCTCGACTCGGCCCCGGGTGCGGGGACGACGGTCACGGTCGAGCTGCCGACCCGCTGA
- a CDS encoding MMPL family transporter: MPVIALARFSARHRWLVLAAWTLVAVALLAASRVLGPSLADDVSVPGSDSAQATAVAETVAAGSDQPAEDQPAADQPAADEPAADEAASDRPAAGDSDVVASSVLVASTDPVAGHQQAVDDLAAALRAVDGVEEVTGPTPATPPEAGAGRPAGATAVGADTRAVTLRVRSTEDVDRDALADAVDEARADGLDVGVGYPLLRDLEPGMESRTSEVVGIVAAVVILLVALGSALAMGVPVVSALVGVAAGLGTLQLLGQAVSVPTVVPTLATMIGLGVGIDYALFQVVRHRDALRGTPDRVEAAAVTAATSGSAVAFAGVTVAVAISALAVTGVDFMSWLGFGTAVVVAVVLLCALTFTPALLAAAGPGVVRRRDRAALRAHRSRARAAAVAVEGRAGSAPSLGGGTPSDGSGSGPVPPGDGRTHQAPPDDGTALDASRWSAFARLVTRRPWWSVVAGLLVLGVLAAPAATMELGQSSDGDRPVGSERRTTYDLTSAHLGEGANATLLVAVALDPAATAPDDPRLTAVATQARDVDGVVAVAPPQLAADGTAATLRLTPEAGPADGATAQVVEELRALPGAEGADVHVGGQTAVRLDLSDRISERLPWLIAAAVGLAALLLVVAFRSLVLPLKAALMDLLSVVAAYGVVTAVFSWGWGATLLGLDGPVAIDAYVPMMLFAVLFGLSMDYEVFLLSSVREHWHATGDADLAIHRGLASTGRVITAAAAIMLAVFGSFVRVDDPTIKVFGVGLAVAVAVDATLVRCVLGPAVMALTGRWSWWLPRRLDRVLPHVSL; the protein is encoded by the coding sequence GTGCCCGTGATCGCCCTCGCCCGCTTCAGCGCCCGTCACCGCTGGCTCGTCCTCGCCGCCTGGACGCTGGTCGCCGTCGCGCTGCTGGCCGCGAGCCGCGTGCTCGGCCCGTCGCTCGCCGACGACGTGTCGGTGCCCGGCAGCGACAGCGCGCAGGCGACAGCCGTCGCCGAGACGGTCGCCGCCGGTTCGGACCAGCCCGCTGAGGACCAGCCCGCCGCGGACCAGCCCGCCGCGGACGAGCCCGCCGCGGACGAGGCCGCCTCCGACCGACCCGCGGCGGGCGACTCCGACGTCGTCGCGTCGAGCGTCCTCGTCGCGAGCACCGACCCGGTCGCGGGCCACCAGCAGGCTGTCGACGACCTGGCAGCGGCGCTGCGTGCCGTCGACGGCGTCGAGGAGGTCACCGGCCCGACCCCGGCGACTCCGCCCGAGGCGGGCGCAGGGCGACCCGCGGGTGCGACGGCGGTCGGCGCGGACACGCGGGCCGTGACGCTGCGGGTCCGCAGCACCGAGGACGTCGACCGGGACGCGCTGGCGGACGCGGTCGACGAGGCGCGCGCCGACGGGCTCGACGTCGGGGTCGGCTACCCGCTGCTGCGCGACCTGGAGCCGGGGATGGAGTCGCGGACCAGCGAGGTCGTCGGGATCGTCGCCGCCGTGGTGATCCTGCTCGTCGCGCTGGGCTCGGCGCTCGCGATGGGCGTGCCGGTCGTGAGCGCGCTGGTCGGGGTCGCGGCGGGCCTCGGCACGCTGCAGCTGCTCGGGCAGGCGGTCTCCGTCCCGACGGTGGTGCCGACGCTCGCGACGATGATCGGGCTCGGCGTGGGTATCGACTACGCGCTGTTCCAGGTGGTGCGGCACCGCGACGCGCTGCGCGGCACGCCCGACCGGGTCGAGGCGGCGGCCGTCACGGCGGCGACGTCGGGCTCGGCGGTCGCGTTCGCGGGGGTCACGGTCGCGGTCGCGATCTCTGCGCTCGCGGTCACGGGCGTCGACTTCATGTCGTGGCTGGGGTTCGGCACGGCTGTCGTCGTGGCGGTGGTGCTGCTGTGCGCGCTGACGTTCACGCCCGCGCTCCTGGCGGCGGCCGGTCCGGGCGTGGTGCGTCGCCGTGACCGCGCGGCGCTCCGTGCCCACCGGTCCCGCGCGAGGGCTGCGGCCGTGGCCGTCGAGGGACGCGCCGGTTCCGCGCCGTCTCTGGGGGGCGGGACGCCGTCCGACGGCAGCGGCAGCGGCCCGGTCCCGCCCGGCGACGGCCGGACCCACCAGGCGCCGCCGGACGACGGCACCGCGCTCGACGCGTCGCGCTGGTCGGCATTCGCCCGCCTCGTCACGCGCCGCCCGTGGTGGTCGGTCGTCGCGGGCCTGCTCGTTCTTGGCGTGCTCGCCGCGCCGGCCGCGACCATGGAGCTCGGTCAGAGCAGCGACGGCGACCGCCCGGTCGGCTCCGAGCGCCGCACGACGTACGACCTGACCTCGGCGCACCTCGGCGAGGGTGCCAACGCGACGCTGCTGGTCGCGGTCGCGCTGGACCCGGCCGCGACCGCCCCGGACGACCCGCGTCTCACGGCGGTCGCCACCCAGGCGCGCGACGTCGACGGCGTCGTCGCGGTCGCCCCGCCGCAGCTCGCCGCCGACGGCACCGCGGCGACGCTGCGTCTCACGCCCGAGGCGGGCCCGGCGGACGGTGCGACGGCGCAGGTCGTCGAGGAGCTGCGCGCGCTGCCCGGGGCCGAGGGGGCGGACGTGCACGTCGGCGGGCAGACGGCGGTGCGCCTCGACCTCTCGGACCGGATCTCCGAACGCCTGCCCTGGCTCATCGCGGCGGCCGTGGGTCTCGCCGCGCTGCTGCTCGTCGTGGCGTTCCGCTCGCTCGTCCTGCCGCTCAAGGCGGCGCTCATGGACCTGCTGTCGGTCGTCGCGGCCTACGGGGTGGTGACGGCGGTGTTCTCGTGGGGGTGGGGCGCGACGCTGCTGGGCCTCGACGGGCCGGTCGCGATCGACGCGTACGTGCCGATGATGCTGTTCGCGGTGCTGTTCGGGCTGTCGATGGACTACGAGGTGTTCCTGCTGTCGTCGGTCCGGGAGCACTGGCACGCGACGGGCGACGCGGACCTCGCGATCCACCGCGGGCTTGCCTCGACGGGCCGCGTCATCACGGCGGCGGCGGCGATCATGCTCGCGGTGTTCGGCTCGTTCGTACGCGTCGACGACCCGACGATCAAGGTCTTCGGGGTCGGCCTCGCGGTGGCGGTGGCCGTCGACGCGACGCTCGTGCGGTGCGTGCTCGGGCCTGCCGTCATGGCGCTGACGGGCCGGTGGAGCTGGTGGCTGCCGCGGCGGCTCGACCGGGTCCTGCCGCACGTCAGCCTCTGA
- a CDS encoding DUF418 domain-containing protein, with protein MTSDQPIGTLTAPPPPAAAPAPDRRSLAPDLARGMLLLFIALANVWGYLWSTGDSDAVGARPAGGSDVDHLVDGLTAFFVDDRSRPMFAILYGFGLATMASRLAARGAERKGVRRVLARRSWWLLAFGLVHSALLFGGDILAPYGVTGLIALAFLHRSRVTLWIWFAAGTVLSTAAGLAVLLLFEDGLALGGEPAQGYVASMGERLMSSGFTVVLAVALLFFVPQVVLGILLARAGWLTRPWDHRRRLGQVAVVAVVVNVFANLPWALAVGHLWEPTDRLGGVLEIVHIASGVVMGLGYVCLFGWLAAVWHDRRDHPAVRAVTAVGERSLTSYLLQSVMFAPLLSAWGLGLGGRIGTAQAALLAIGVWLTTVAVAVALDRAGRRGPFEVLLRRLTYGRRMAYTATPTSPAPAASPAPAPVG; from the coding sequence ATGACGTCCGACCAGCCGATCGGCACCCTGACCGCACCGCCGCCACCCGCCGCCGCACCGGCGCCCGACCGACGCTCGCTCGCGCCCGACCTGGCGCGCGGGATGCTCCTGCTGTTCATCGCCCTCGCGAACGTCTGGGGCTACCTGTGGTCGACGGGCGACAGCGACGCCGTCGGTGCGCGGCCCGCGGGTGGGTCGGACGTGGACCACCTCGTCGACGGACTGACGGCGTTCTTCGTCGACGACCGCTCCCGGCCCATGTTCGCGATCCTCTACGGGTTCGGCCTGGCGACGATGGCCTCGCGGCTCGCCGCCCGCGGTGCGGAACGGAAGGGCGTGCGGCGGGTGCTCGCGCGGCGCAGCTGGTGGCTGCTCGCGTTCGGGCTCGTGCACTCCGCGCTGCTGTTCGGCGGCGACATCCTCGCCCCCTACGGCGTGACCGGCCTGATCGCCCTGGCGTTCCTGCACCGCTCGCGCGTGACGCTGTGGATCTGGTTCGCGGCCGGCACCGTGCTGTCGACGGCCGCCGGGCTCGCGGTCCTGCTGCTGTTCGAGGACGGCCTCGCGCTCGGGGGTGAGCCCGCGCAGGGCTACGTCGCGTCGATGGGCGAGCGGCTCATGTCGTCCGGGTTCACCGTCGTGCTCGCCGTCGCGCTGCTGTTCTTCGTGCCGCAGGTCGTGCTCGGCATCCTGCTGGCCCGCGCGGGCTGGCTGACCCGGCCGTGGGACCACCGTCGGCGGCTCGGGCAGGTCGCCGTCGTCGCGGTCGTCGTCAACGTCTTCGCGAACCTGCCGTGGGCGCTGGCCGTCGGGCACCTGTGGGAGCCGACCGACCGGCTCGGCGGCGTGCTCGAGATCGTGCACATCGCCTCCGGTGTCGTCATGGGGCTCGGGTACGTGTGCCTGTTCGGCTGGCTCGCCGCGGTGTGGCACGACCGGCGTGACCACCCGGCGGTGCGCGCGGTCACGGCCGTCGGCGAGCGCTCGCTCACCAGCTACCTGCTGCAGTCCGTGATGTTCGCGCCGCTGCTCAGCGCGTGGGGCCTCGGCCTCGGCGGCCGCATCGGCACCGCGCAGGCGGCGCTGCTGGCGATCGGGGTGTGGCTGACGACGGTCGCCGTCGCCGTCGCGCTCGACCGCGCCGGGCGACGCGGGCCGTTCGAGGTGCTGCTGCGGCGCCTCACCTACGGGCGCCGCATGGCGTACACCGCGACCCCGACCTCCCCCGCGCCCGCGGCGTCGCCCGCACCCGCCCCGGTGGGCTGA
- a CDS encoding Semialdehyde dehydrogenase NAD - binding protein, which produces MTAVPFAFLVHPRARLSDDLARVWPPLGRVPERLADRAVRRLPLPPVTMARVHLTGAPDPVGRVVLVPLGARHMLESPHAARDRVGAAVDLAVRRGASVVGLGALTATVTAGGTTLATRTDVGVTNGNAFTAAVVDDQLRSVLAAAPDRPRRVAVVGATGSVGTTLVRLLARDRAVEHLTLVARAGGRLGTLAGEVCRRVPTTVSTDLRDIRTCDVVVLLTASADALLRAEHLAPGVVVLDATQPRNTSPDLLVDRPDVTVLDGGVVDVPGLRLRGGDIGLPPGRSYACFAETVLLGLAGHEGHFALGVPTLEQVDHVRGLARRFADVGFRPAPPTTFGRPVPIATSTPADLRTRDTGGAGSAASTRAAAVPGSHAQTDRPDADAALAAVGAVR; this is translated from the coding sequence ATGACAGCCGTCCCGTTCGCGTTCCTCGTCCACCCGCGGGCGCGCCTCTCCGACGACCTGGCCCGGGTCTGGCCGCCGCTCGGCCGCGTCCCCGAGCGCCTGGCGGACCGCGCCGTGCGCCGGCTCCCGCTGCCGCCCGTGACCATGGCCCGCGTCCACCTGACCGGGGCACCGGACCCGGTCGGCCGCGTCGTGCTCGTGCCGCTCGGCGCGCGGCACATGCTCGAGTCCCCGCACGCCGCCCGCGACCGCGTGGGCGCCGCGGTGGACCTCGCGGTGCGCCGCGGTGCGTCCGTCGTCGGCCTCGGGGCGCTGACGGCGACCGTGACGGCTGGCGGAACGACCCTGGCGACCCGCACGGACGTGGGCGTGACCAACGGGAACGCCTTCACGGCCGCGGTCGTCGACGACCAGCTCCGGTCCGTCCTGGCCGCCGCGCCCGACCGCCCGCGCCGCGTCGCCGTCGTCGGTGCCACGGGAAGCGTCGGCACGACCCTCGTCCGGCTCCTCGCGCGCGACCGTGCCGTCGAGCACCTGACTCTCGTCGCCCGCGCGGGCGGTCGCCTCGGGACGCTCGCGGGCGAGGTGTGCCGCCGCGTCCCGACGACGGTCTCGACCGACCTGCGCGACATCCGGACCTGCGACGTCGTCGTCCTGCTCACGGCGTCCGCCGACGCGCTGCTGCGCGCCGAGCACCTCGCGCCGGGCGTGGTCGTCCTCGACGCGACGCAGCCGCGGAACACCTCGCCCGACCTGCTCGTCGACCGGCCCGACGTGACGGTCCTCGACGGCGGGGTCGTCGACGTGCCGGGCCTGCGCCTGCGCGGCGGCGACATCGGCCTGCCGCCGGGGCGGTCCTACGCGTGCTTCGCCGAGACGGTGCTGCTGGGGCTCGCGGGCCACGAGGGGCACTTCGCGCTCGGGGTGCCGACGCTCGAGCAGGTCGACCACGTGCGCGGGCTCGCGCGCAGGTTCGCCGACGTCGGCTTCCGACCCGCGCCGCCGACGACCTTCGGCCGCCCGGTCCCGATCGCGACGAGCACACCGGCGGACCTCCGCACGCGCGACACCGGCGGCGCCGGCTCGGCCGCCTCGACGCGCGCGGCGGCTGTTCCGGGCTCGCACGCGCAGACCGACCGGCCCGACGCCGACGCGGCCCTGGCGGCCGTCGGGGCCGTCCGATGA
- a CDS encoding NAD(P)/FAD-dependent oxidoreductase — MTAPVGRPRRVVLLGGGYVTLHAYTALVRRVRGMLRDGTLEIVVVADSPVHHFHGFTGEVAAGLLPAHLTQTPLVEAMPRATVLHARVERVDLAARTVTFRPVDGGEPGTTAYDALVIGTGAGEPVDEVDGLDGHGLTLRRPGGLEDLAAAAEAAPGDPEPVLVVGGGLAGVELAAALADRVGGRPGRVVLVQRAERVVPDLHAHRPRLARRCEDELARLGVDVRTGVEVLAVDGTGADLSDGTRVTARTVLATTGQRPVRLPGTEPLSRDERGRLRTLPDLSVRDGVWAAGDAARVVHPRTHRPVPANALWAIKAGDQVGRNVARALQGRPGAAFRYLGLGQGAAFGVGHGIAEVWGVGVVGPLAWALRLVFFLRFLPSRRRALAVPREIARRHAARRHAARRHTARRHATRVGAAHLTGVARPEAPVPVVAGPTAPADDAARHAEGRTGQPSTDEVVTAPA; from the coding sequence ATGACCGCGCCGGTCGGGCGCCCGCGCCGCGTCGTGCTGCTCGGCGGTGGCTACGTGACGCTGCACGCCTACACCGCGCTCGTGCGGCGGGTGCGCGGGATGCTGCGCGACGGGACGCTCGAGATCGTCGTGGTCGCGGACAGCCCGGTGCACCACTTCCACGGGTTCACCGGCGAGGTCGCCGCCGGGCTGCTCCCGGCGCACCTCACGCAGACGCCGCTCGTCGAGGCCATGCCCCGCGCGACGGTGCTGCACGCGCGCGTCGAGCGCGTGGACCTCGCGGCCCGCACGGTCACGTTCCGACCGGTCGACGGTGGCGAGCCCGGCACCACGGCCTACGACGCGCTCGTCATCGGCACGGGCGCGGGCGAGCCGGTGGACGAGGTCGACGGCCTCGACGGTCACGGCCTGACGCTGCGCCGCCCCGGCGGCCTGGAGGATCTCGCCGCGGCGGCTGAGGCGGCGCCGGGCGACCCGGAGCCTGTCCTCGTGGTGGGCGGTGGACTCGCCGGCGTCGAGCTCGCGGCCGCGCTCGCCGACCGCGTGGGCGGCCGCCCCGGACGCGTCGTGCTCGTCCAGCGCGCCGAGCGCGTCGTGCCCGACCTGCACGCGCACCGCCCGCGGCTCGCGCGCCGGTGCGAGGACGAGCTCGCGCGGCTCGGCGTCGACGTCCGCACGGGTGTCGAGGTGCTCGCCGTCGACGGCACGGGCGCGGACCTGTCCGACGGGACGCGCGTCACCGCGCGCACGGTGCTCGCCACGACCGGCCAGCGGCCCGTCCGTCTGCCCGGCACCGAGCCGCTGTCCCGCGACGAGCGCGGTCGGCTGCGCACCCTGCCCGACCTCTCCGTCCGCGACGGCGTGTGGGCCGCGGGCGACGCCGCGCGCGTCGTGCACCCGCGCACGCACCGGCCGGTCCCGGCGAACGCGCTGTGGGCGATCAAGGCCGGCGACCAGGTGGGCCGCAACGTCGCCCGCGCGCTCCAGGGGCGTCCGGGCGCCGCCTTCCGCTACCTCGGGCTGGGTCAGGGCGCGGCGTTCGGCGTCGGCCACGGCATCGCCGAGGTGTGGGGTGTCGGCGTCGTCGGCCCGCTCGCGTGGGCGCTGCGCCTGGTCTTCTTCCTCCGCTTCCTGCCGTCCCGCCGACGCGCGCTCGCCGTCCCACGCGAGATCGCCCGCCGCCACGCCGCCCGCCGCCACGCCGCACGCCGCCACACCGCACGCCGCCACGCCACGCGCGTCGGCGCAGCGCACCTCACCGGTGTCGCGCGCCCCGAGGCGCCGGTACCGGTCGTCGCGGGGCCGACCGCCCCCGCAGACGACGCTGCCCGGCACGCCGAGGGGCGTACCGGGCAGCCGTCGACGGACGAGGTCGTCACAGCACCTGCGTGA
- a CDS encoding TerD family protein: MSVNLTKGQTVSLTKSDGGSLTQVRMGLGWDAIKVKGLFGRAKEKAVDLDASALLYDASGVLVDQVWFSQLTSKDGAVQHTGDNRTGAGDGDDESIRVALTAVNPAVHTLVFVVNSYTGETFSSIENAFCRLIDETTGQEVARYDLSGSGPHTAQIMAKVSRVGSGWAMTALGVRANGRTIKDMSAAVTQVL; the protein is encoded by the coding sequence GTGTCCGTCAACCTCACCAAGGGCCAGACCGTCTCGCTGACCAAGTCCGACGGTGGAAGCCTCACGCAGGTCCGCATGGGCCTCGGCTGGGACGCCATCAAGGTCAAGGGGCTGTTCGGCCGGGCGAAGGAGAAGGCCGTCGACCTCGACGCGTCCGCCCTGCTCTACGACGCGTCCGGCGTGCTGGTGGACCAGGTCTGGTTCAGCCAGCTCACGAGCAAGGACGGCGCCGTGCAGCACACCGGCGACAACCGCACCGGCGCGGGCGACGGCGACGACGAGTCGATCCGCGTCGCCCTGACCGCCGTGAACCCGGCCGTGCACACCCTGGTGTTCGTCGTGAACAGCTACACCGGTGAGACGTTCTCCTCGATCGAGAACGCGTTCTGCCGCCTCATCGACGAGACCACGGGCCAGGAGGTCGCGCGCTACGACCTGTCCGGCTCGGGCCCGCACACCGCGCAGATCATGGCGAAGGTGTCCCGCGTCGGCTCGGGGTGGGCGATGACGGCCCTCGGGGTGCGCGCGAACGGCCGCACCATCAAGGACATGTCGGCGGCGGTCACGCAGGTGCTGTGA
- a CDS encoding DUF475 domain-containing protein, producing MFFRIFGWSIGVTIVSLVVAFLYGGWSAFVLCLILGVLEVSLSFDNAVVNAKVLERMSEFWQKIFLTVGIAIAVFGMRLVFPLLIVGITANLNPVEAITLAMEKGDPHEPGTYGYLLNEAHPQIAAFGGMFLLMLFLDFVFEDREITWLSWLERPLARIGKLDQLPVVVGGIALVLAAELLAEDPAIVMVSGVLGMITYIAVNGLGSLFNVEHDDEEAPADAEAVADTAARSGGPTELAKATGKAGFFLFLYLEVLDASFSFDGVIGAFAITPDPIIIALGLGFIGAMFVRSITVFLVRKGTLSEYVYLEHGAHWAIGALAAILLVSIGFHVDEIITGLVGVAFIGAAFAASVVRNRRERAEGSADGDRKPELTTAS from the coding sequence GTGTTCTTCCGCATCTTCGGCTGGTCGATCGGCGTCACGATCGTCTCGCTGGTCGTCGCCTTCCTGTACGGCGGCTGGTCCGCCTTCGTGCTCTGCCTGATCCTCGGCGTCCTCGAGGTCTCGCTGTCCTTCGACAACGCCGTGGTCAACGCCAAGGTGCTCGAGCGGATGAGCGAGTTCTGGCAGAAGATCTTCCTCACCGTCGGCATCGCGATCGCGGTGTTCGGCATGCGCCTGGTGTTCCCGCTGCTCATCGTCGGCATCACCGCGAACCTCAACCCGGTCGAGGCGATCACGCTCGCGATGGAGAAGGGCGACCCGCACGAGCCCGGCACCTACGGGTACCTGCTCAACGAGGCGCACCCGCAGATCGCGGCCTTCGGCGGCATGTTCCTGCTCATGCTGTTCCTCGACTTCGTGTTCGAGGACCGGGAGATCACCTGGCTCAGCTGGCTCGAGCGCCCGCTCGCCCGCATCGGCAAGCTCGACCAGCTGCCCGTCGTCGTCGGTGGCATCGCGCTCGTGCTCGCCGCGGAGCTGCTCGCCGAGGACCCGGCCATCGTCATGGTGTCGGGCGTGCTCGGCATGATCACGTACATCGCCGTCAACGGCCTCGGCTCCCTGTTCAACGTCGAGCACGACGACGAGGAGGCGCCCGCCGACGCCGAGGCGGTCGCCGACACCGCGGCCCGCTCCGGCGGCCCGACCGAGCTCGCGAAGGCCACCGGCAAGGCCGGCTTCTTCCTGTTCCTCTACCTCGAGGTGCTCGACGCGTCGTTCTCGTTCGACGGCGTCATCGGCGCGTTCGCGATCACGCCGGACCCGATCATCATCGCCCTGGGCCTCGGCTTCATCGGCGCGATGTTCGTCCGGTCGATCACCGTGTTCCTCGTCCGCAAGGGCACCCTGAGCGAGTACGTCTACCTCGAGCACGGCGCGCACTGGGCGATCGGCGCCCTGGCCGCGATCCTGCTCGTCAGCATCGGCTTCCACGTCGACGAGATCATCACGGGCCTCGTGGGCGTCGCGTTCATCGGTGCGGCCTTCGCCGCGTCGGTGGTCCGCAACCGCCGCGAGCGCGCCGAGGGCAGCGCGGACGGCGACCGCAAGCCGGAGCTCACGACCGCCTCCTGA
- a CDS encoding TerD family protein yields MGVSLAKGGNVSLTKEAPNLTKALVGLGWDVRTTSGDGFDLDASALLVDAGGKVLSDLHFVFYNNLTSPDGSVTHTGDNRTGEGDGDDEALVVDLTLVPATVEKIVFPVSIYDAEKRRQSFGQVRNAFIRVVNQADNEELARYDLSEDASSETAMIFGEIYRHSGEWKFRAVGQGYDTGLAGIARDFGVQIG; encoded by the coding sequence ATGGGCGTCTCCCTCGCGAAGGGCGGCAACGTCTCCCTGACCAAGGAGGCGCCGAACCTCACGAAGGCCCTCGTCGGGCTCGGCTGGGACGTGCGGACGACGAGCGGCGACGGTTTCGACCTCGACGCGAGCGCCCTGCTCGTCGACGCGGGGGGCAAGGTCCTCTCGGACCTGCACTTCGTCTTCTACAACAACCTCACGAGCCCCGACGGCTCCGTCACCCACACCGGTGACAACCGCACGGGCGAGGGCGACGGCGACGACGAGGCGCTCGTGGTGGACCTGACGCTCGTCCCCGCGACCGTCGAGAAGATCGTCTTCCCGGTGTCGATCTACGACGCCGAGAAGCGCCGCCAGAGCTTCGGCCAGGTCCGCAACGCGTTCATCCGCGTCGTGAACCAGGCGGACAACGAGGAGCTCGCCCGGTACGACCTGTCCGAGGACGCGTCGTCCGAGACCGCGATGATCTTCGGCGAGATCTACCGCCACAGCGGCGAGTGGAAGTTCCGCGCCGTCGGCCAGGGGTACGACACCGGCCTGGCCGGGATCGCCCGGGACTTCGGCGTCCAGATCGGTTGA